Sequence from the Sciurus carolinensis chromosome 1, mSciCar1.2, whole genome shotgun sequence genome:
TCATGTAATGTGGGCTTGGTAAGAGCAAGCTATGGAGGCTGCCCAGGCGGTCTCCTGGTGAGACTCGGGGCGAGCTCCAGGGCGGGCGGGGTGCGTGGCACAAGCTGAGCCACGGGGGGGCGGTGAGCCTCAGTCCCGAGGAGCGGGCGCGGAGGACCCGCGGCCCGCCGCCAGCCAACGCCGCGCCCCGCCCCTCGGCACGCAGGCCCGGCGCGAGCTCGCGCACGTGCGCGCGCGCCGCCGGAGCCTCGGTCGGACCAGCTAGATTGGGAAGCCCGCGGGCGGAGGCCGGGCTGCTGAGGTACTGGGGGAGGAGCCCGAGCCGCCGCTGCCGAAGGAGAGGAGCATGTCTGCAACTCGAGCCAAGAAAGTGAAGATAGCCACCAAATCATGCCCCGAGTGTGACCAACAGGTTCCTGTTGCATGTAAATCTTGTCCCTGTGGTTACATATTTATTAATAggaaacttctaaaaataaagcaCTCAGAGAAATCATCACCTTTTACAGGTTCCTGTTGCATGTAAATCATGTCCCTGTGGTTACATATTTATtagcagaaaacttttaaatgcaAAACACTCAGAGAAATCACCATCTTCTACAGAAAACAAGCATGAGGCCAAGAGGAGGCGAACAGAGAGAGTTAGGAGAAGATAAATTCTACAGTAAATAaagatttagaaaacagaaagaggtTTCGAAGTAACAGCCATTCAGATCATATCAGACGAGGAAGAGGAAGACCTAAAAGTGCATCTGCCAAAAaacatgaggaagaaagagagaaacaggaaaaggaaattgaCATCTATGCTAACCTCTCTGATGAAAAGGCTTTCGTGTTTTCAGTCGCCTTGgcagaaataaatagaaagattatCAATCAAAGACTTATTCTCTGATACTTGTCTGCACAATCTGTTGAAACTTTCTTCAGGATTACATCAGCAAATTCTCAAACAGTTGTGGACTCTCAGGAGCATTCTGACTGCATCAATAAGggccattgattttttttttttcccctttctatcATTTAGCCTGTGCCACACTTTGGGAACAAAGCTGTAGGCTTGGACTATTTTGGGATTTCCTTGTTTACCAAGGAGAATTGTCAGTGTTTTGTGTTGGCATATAAGTAAGTGTATttacaaagcaaaatgaaacaaaagtgcTGGATGgatgttaaaagaataaaaaggggtAGGACTAACTGCTGAAGTATGAAAACTAGGGAAATAAAATGCTTGATAGTTTTCAGGTGTGCCACCAGAGATGCAATATTTTGAATACTGTCAGAAAGagtgacttttaaatatatatatttcagattttcagcACTAACGGACTGCATATATACagttcatttacttttaataaattggcaattgatattttattgaatgggaaattaagaatataaactaaattttgtcttaaattgattttttttcttgaccattatttttatgacttaagGTATGAGTTATATTTTAGGAGATACTTTCCAGACAGTTTGGAAGTTTGGGTgctaatataaagaaaaacatttaaggatatatcatacttcagatataaaaacctctttttcttgaatgtaatttatttattggtttaaaaaaaacttttctgcTCTCAAGATGGTGCCTGTTAAcctaaacataaaatatatttattacatgcaaaatatttcttACATAGCCACTTTTAAGCAGTAATGTTTTATCTGAGTGGATGTTCATTCATACATCCTGATGATTATTTAAATTGTTACTTAACCtccttctggaagaaaaaaataaaccttaatagtgaaactaaaaaaaaaaaaaaaaaaaaaaaaaaaaaaaaagagcaagctACAAGTCAAAGAGAATTTCATATCTGACTGTGTTCAGTTTTACtatgacagaaaagaaaagaaaggtatcCTCAAGATTGCAGGTGGTTCAGAGAAGTATTactggaaaaggaaacaaaaggagtAAAAATTGCCTCAACCAGGGATTGTGGTGCAGGatagtcccagctgcttgggGGACTGAAGTGGGGGGATTGCCTgatcccaggagtttggggccaccctggacaacatagtgaaacctcatctcaaaggaaaaaaaaaaaaaatctttcaaaaaatatcCTATTAagctggtgtggtggtacatatgGGTAATGCCAGTTaatcaggatgctgaggcaggaggattaaagttcaaggccagcctgtatATTTTAGTGAGACtgtatctcagaataaaaaaataaaaagggctggggatgtggctccgtggtggagcacttgcctagaatgtgtgaggcctgggttcctttccacacacacacacacacacacacacacaattccatTAAATTATGAGACAAACATGGCattgtacttttaaaatcttacttttttACAATTTAAGAATATTGAGTAATATTACCTACAGAGGTTAAAtattcaatatgaattttaaaagttaattgcTGTATCAGGATAGAAATATGTAAAATCGTTCTATATTTCTTATATGTTGTTTATTCCCGttaattattattgtttctttcaacTGGTTCCTTGGtgtaaaaaatcacatttatgtaACTGAATGATAAATAATATAGCCTTTATGCTTTCAAGTAGACACCTTTCATGTTTTTGTATTGAATAACAAACTCCTCTATAAGGACTCTATGTTGTATTGTGGCAGGTTTGTTTGGGTTTTATCCTAGATTGTCTGCCTACAGTCAGGCCTTCTAAGCTTCTTAACTATGACATTTTGGTCTCTGGCTTAAGTGGATTCTCTCTGTAGCTTTTCCCCTCAGTACCAGTTATGCTGTGTGAAGAGAAGCATTACATAATTACTTTTGGCTGAGGGGATGAGGCAGACCTTATCCTCTGAACTGGGTCTGAACAGACAAACATAGGAAGGACCTTCTAGAGAAAGAAACAGTTGTATCAGGCAAAGATACAGAACTGGGAGAGTGTTGActtgtcaaaagaaaaagaaaaggattcatTTGACCTCAAAGGTCAGTTGCAATCAGTTCAtatagggctttttttttttgaggggggggttcacgaattgaacccaggggcagttaaccactgagccacatccacaagtcttttttttttttttttttaattttgagaaagggtttcgctaagttgctgaggctgatttgaacttgcaatcctcctgcttcagcctcttgagtcacttggattacagacgTGTACAATGGCACCTGGACCATAAAGGGCTTTCTGAATGCCTAATGTGAATTGATAGGCAGTAGACCTGCCTTCAGATCCTCTGCCCAGGAGAGTGAGATGTTTGAGGGACCTTGAGATCACCTTGGCATCAGTTGCCTGGATGTGTTGAAGGAGGATTTGATTAGTGAtgggaagactttttttttttttttttttttaagttgtaggtggacgcAATGcctttagttaattaattaattagttaattaattaatttttatttatacatggtgctgaggatcgaacccagtgcctcacacatgctaggcaaacactctaccactgagccacaaccccagcccagtgatGGGAAGACTCTTAAGGAACTTTATAACAATAAAGCAGGGTGTTTAAAAGAACTTTGACTTTGGGGactggggctgggctcagtggtagagcacttgcctagcatgtgtgaggtactgggtttgattctcagcaccatgaattcattaaaaaataaaataagggtccatcaacaacttaaaaaaaaaattttggactTTGGAGGCAGCCAAACCTGGGTCCATATATCAGCTCTGCCACTTGGTTGCCTGACTTCAGCAAGTCACCCAATTCTTGTGATTTTTCACCCCTCCCCAatcctagggattgaactgaggactTTTTGCATgttaggcaattgctctaccactgtgctctATTCCCAGCCCCAAGTTTCCAATTCCAAACCCTGTGGacagaaaaaatttgaagaaaaaggacagacttttaaaaaaaatagaggtaaatctaaaattaaccattttaactgtttttaagtACATAGTTCTGTGGCATgaagtatattcatattttttataacCATTTCCATGGATGTCAGTTACATTGTTTGGGGgtttatggaaaaattaaacaGTATAGAAAGTTCCCATATTAACCTCATCTCTCAGTTTTCCCTTATGAGTGTATTTCATTATTGTGGAATATCCATTACAATTAATGAACTAATGATGTGTATTTCTAGCTGACATCCAGTTTATCCAGAGTCAGTTTTTCCCTACCATCCTTTTCCCGTTCCAGGATCCCATCTGGAATCCCACATTTCAATTTCTCGTCAGGTCTCCTTTGTCTCCTCGTGGCTGCGACAGTTTCTTACACTTGCCTCCTTTGGGATGGACGGGTTTGAGGAGTGCAGCAGGAGTTTTGTAGGCATGGGTTATTGTTTGTGCAGGACATTTCATGATTACAATTTCTGATCAGTTAGGTTCCCAGTATCTGTTGGGCCTGCctcccagccacacccaccccagcccagcccagccctgcctgccgGCCCTTTAGTGTAAGCTGCAGtcctctctgggcttcagaaCTCCCTCCTCTATTTTTCTACACGACAACCACCGAGACttgtaaaacataaaacagaTCCTACGAATTCTGTTCTCTGAATGCTCAGTGGCTTCCCCTCGTGTAAATAAATCCTACAAGATCCTTGTTGCTCTGGCTCCTGGTGGCCAGAGAGGAGCTGATCTGTCCCTTCTGCTGGTTCACTGGGCTCCGTCAATCATGTGGTTTCTTTGCTGATCTGACTGTGAAGGGCCCTCGGCTCCTTCTCTCCACCTGGACCTCTCTCCTCTACTCCTGCGTGTGGCTCCCTCCTTCACTTCATTCACGTCTGCTCGGGGCTGCCTC
This genomic interval carries:
- the LOC124977042 gene encoding LOW QUALITY PROTEIN: UPF0547 protein C16orf87-like (The sequence of the model RefSeq protein was modified relative to this genomic sequence to represent the inferred CDS: inserted 1 base in 1 codon), with the translated sequence MSATRAKKVKIATKSCPECDQQVPVACKSCPCGYIFISRKLLNAKHSEKSPSSTENKHEAKRRRTERVXEKINSTVNKDLENRKRFRSNSHSDHIRRGRGRPKSASAKKHEEEREKQEKEIDIYANLSDEKAFVFSVALAEINRKIINQRLIL